Proteins encoded by one window of Streptomyces sp. ALI-76-A:
- a CDS encoding DUF397 domain-containing protein produces the protein MIPALEWFKSSYSGNDGPDCVEVAIAPADATVHVRDSKDKNGTRLAFTDASWAGFVAFARR, from the coding sequence GCACTGGAGTGGTTCAAGAGCAGCTACAGCGGCAACGACGGCCCTGACTGCGTCGAGGTGGCCATAGCCCCCGCCGACGCCACCGTCCACGTACGCGACTCCAAGGACAAGAACGGCACGCGGCTCGCGTTCACGGACGCCTCGTGGGCCGGTTTCGTGGCGTTCGCGAGGCGCTGA